The nucleotide sequence aaggcatgaaaaTGTATCGAACCGAACCGTGAATTTTGTGTATCGTTGCACCCctagtgtgtatatatatatatatatatatgtatgtgacACATTTTAAAGAACCTTACCAGCAGAGCCAAGGCGATAGTCATCATGACTGCAGATACAGCCATTCCCAGCAGCCCAATCAGATGCAGCGAGCGACGCCCAGCACGCTCGACCACAAAGAGCTGCGGCAAAGCAAACAAGACGCAGGGACTTCAACAAACGCTTTACGACCGCTGCTGCACCGACGATGCAGGGAAATCATATCTGCTGAAGATATTCAGAACTCACCGACACCACGGTGAAGGCTGTGTTGACCGCCCCGGCTCCAATGGTGGCGTAGGCAGGCTGCTGGACACCGGCTTTGGTAAATATACTGGTGGAGTAGTAGAACACCTGAAAGGTAACAAGCACAAGCTGCTGCAGGTTTCTGCTCCTCATTCTCACCGTCATGTGAAGTAGCTGATGAACGGCGTGCGAATCGCCTCGACGGCCGAACACTCACGGCGTTGATGCCAGACAGCTgctgggagagctgcaggaCGATGGCGACCACGAGCGGCTGGCGGTAGAGATGCGAGCGGAACAGCTCGGGAATGGTCACTTTCTTCTCCCTCATCATCTGGCGGCtctcctccttcatctcctgCATGTCAGCGCTGACGTCTGAGGTGCCTCGGAGCTTCTTCAACActgagcagggaggagggacatTGTTGACGTGTTCCGTCTCGCTCCCTCCGAGGCTCGTCAGGTCAGCGCTCGTCGTAAAGGCGAGCGCGTTTTGTGTCAACTCACCGGCCTTGGCCTTGCTCTCTTCGTTCCTGTTGATGAGCAGAAAGCGGGGGCTCTTAGGGCAGAGGGGCAACAGGATGCACTGGATTACCGCAGGGACGAAGGTGAACCCCAGGAGCAGTGGCCACAGCTTCTCGTTGCCCATGACTGACTTGATCCCAAACACCTGAAATCACCCCGGATCCATGTCGGCGGAGGGTTAATAACCGGCGACGTCACAGCTCATCAATGAAAACGCCGCGGTCGCTGTCCTCTGACCTGCGCGATGAGGATGCCGATCACAATGCCGAGCTGGTGGAGCGTTCCGAGGGCCCCTCGCAGGGCCGTGGGGGAAACCTCGCCCACATACATCGGCACAAATCCAGTGGAGAGGCCGGAGTAGAGGCCGACCACGAAACGGCCAATGATCAGCATTTCCCAGGAATTTGCCATCTTGGAAAAGCCCATCAGCACGGCGGCAACGAAGGCGAGGACGTTGGCCATGAGCATGGAGTTCTTCCTGCGTGCGAGGCAGAACGAGCTAGCATCGGCTGAGATGATGATCTAAGAGGCACGGCGGCGGATTTGTTTGCTAACATTGTGTTTTCATGCTGGGCCGTTTAACACAGAAAGAGCTCGGCGTTTTCTTTCTGAAAGCGTCAGGCTTGAGCATGACTTTAGTCGCCCCGTGAAGGACGAAGGAGGTCAAAGTCAGACAATGTAATTCTTTTATGAGTATTTTTGTTTCGTCTCACAAAGCCGAGACTATCGGGCTtccgttctttttttttttttaccttccgAAGCGGTTGACAAAGAGTCCGACGGAGAAGGAGCCGAAGATTCCACCGACAGAGAAAATGGCGACAGTGATGGACCAGATGGCGGTGAGCGAGCCTTGAGAGATGGGCTCCTGGTAGCGTTGAGTCCACGTCACGTTGATAAAACCCTCGATGATCTGGTGGCGGGGAGAGAAAAGGCAGACGTTCCATCATTTATCACAGAATGAAACAAGactatctattatctattatctattatctcCTATCGGCTCCACTTGTGAGCCATAACGTCATTACGATTCTTGTCTTGTGATGTCCTCACGGAGGAGCTTACATCATGCCGTTCCCCTGGTTGGCCAGCTGGGGGCAGCACTGCGTAATCATTAGACTCGTTCCCTGACATCCAGGAAGTTCATCAATGGCGAGGTGTCAGATTTCTGTTCCTCGCCACTGCTCCATTCTCACGCCAAACGTCTCCGTGGGCCGTGTTGAATAATCGACCCGGGGCGACCTCATGACGAGGTTAAGCTCCGGAGGCCGCGTCGGCTGATGTGCGTCACACGGACACGCCTCACATGACTCAGAAAGGTCACCGCCCTGTCTGCAAGCTCTGTGACCTCAGCGGCGTGCCTCTGTCCGCTACCGCCCCCTGTCTGCAGCCGCCCACGGCTCCGTGACCTCAGCGGCGTGCCTCTGTCCGCTACCGCCATGGCGTCCCGATCACGCGTTTGACTACAGCTGTGCAGCGTTGGCTTTATGAGCGTAATATAACCCGTGTTTGCGTTCTGAAATGCGTGGCGGTTGACCAAGCTCTTCGGACGATGGCATAAATACTCAGAACGAGTTATGAATAGTCCGCCTGCCTGCTGCCAGGGAGGGGGACGTACGGTGACGTCCGGGACACGTCCACTAGCAGCTTCCACTCACATGACTTGACTCACAGGACTGTCATTGGATACTCTCCTGCAcactacaccccccccccccatcacaaaaCCTCTGCCCTTCAAAAGCTGCCTTACTCGGATGTCCCATTATggatatgtgtgtatgtgctttacgtgtgtgtgtgtgtgtgtgtgtgtgcgtgtgtgtgtgtgtattttgtgtcaTGCATCAAGAGAATGAATGCGGTTGAGCTCGTTGGGCGTGTATCCGGAGGCCCGGCCTCTAAAGTGCCTCGTTCACTGGCTCCTAACTATTTCACCGCGTCTGTCCAGCCTTCTGTTGGGCGTACGGTGCCGTCCGGAGCAGGCGCTGCCGCTGGCCGCTGGCCGCTGTCAGCACGGGGTG is from Brachionichthys hirsutus isolate HB-005 chromosome 8, CSIRO-AGI_Bhir_v1, whole genome shotgun sequence and encodes:
- the slc2a1b gene encoding solute carrier family 2, facilitated glucose transporter member 1 isoform X1 yields the protein MDSGKRLTFPLLMSVGAAVIGSLQFGYNTGVINAPQTIIEGFINVTWTQRYQEPISQGSLTAIWSITVAIFSVGGIFGSFSVGLFVNRFGRKNSMLMANVLAFVAAVLMGFSKMANSWEMLIIGRFVVGLYSGLSTGFVPMYVGEVSPTALRGALGTLHQLGIVIGILIAQVFGIKSVMGNEKLWPLLLGFTFVPAVIQCILLPLCPKSPRFLLINRNEESKAKAVLKKLRGTSDVSADMQEMKEESRQMMREKKVTIPELFRSHLYRQPLVVAIVLQLSQQLSGINAVFYYSTSIFTKAGVQQPAYATIGAGAVNTAFTVVSLFVVERAGRRSLHLIGLLGMAVSAVMMTIALALLDELKWMSYVSIVSIFAFVAFFEIGPGPIPWFIVAELFSQGPRPSAIAVAGFTNWTANFIVGMSFQYVEKLCGPYVFIIFTVLLLFFFIFTYFKVPETKGRTFDEITAGFRQSAGGRDEKHSPEELNSLGADSQL
- the slc2a1b gene encoding solute carrier family 2, facilitated glucose transporter member 1 isoform X2, whose amino-acid sequence is MQTKNRLTFPLLMSVGAAVIGSLQFGYNTGVINAPQTIIEGFINVTWTQRYQEPISQGSLTAIWSITVAIFSVGGIFGSFSVGLFVNRFGRKNSMLMANVLAFVAAVLMGFSKMANSWEMLIIGRFVVGLYSGLSTGFVPMYVGEVSPTALRGALGTLHQLGIVIGILIAQVFGIKSVMGNEKLWPLLLGFTFVPAVIQCILLPLCPKSPRFLLINRNEESKAKAVLKKLRGTSDVSADMQEMKEESRQMMREKKVTIPELFRSHLYRQPLVVAIVLQLSQQLSGINAVFYYSTSIFTKAGVQQPAYATIGAGAVNTAFTVVSLFVVERAGRRSLHLIGLLGMAVSAVMMTIALALLDELKWMSYVSIVSIFAFVAFFEIGPGPIPWFIVAELFSQGPRPSAIAVAGFTNWTANFIVGMSFQYVEKLCGPYVFIIFTVLLLFFFIFTYFKVPETKGRTFDEITAGFRQSAGGRDEKHSPEELNSLGADSQL